The following proteins come from a genomic window of Aequorivita marisscotiae:
- a CDS encoding Hsp20/alpha crystallin family protein, whose product MKTVNKDGVWLPGILDNLLFDNKLDVFNNNYETFSIPAVNIIENLTNFVLEIAVPGFQKENFTIEAEEDTLKVSSKTIETKEETDTETRYTRREFNYSNFERSFTLPETIKIEDIQAKYENGVLKITLPKLEEKKAFKKMVEIS is encoded by the coding sequence ATGAAAACAGTTAATAAAGATGGCGTTTGGTTGCCCGGAATATTAGATAATTTACTTTTTGACAATAAACTGGATGTTTTTAATAATAATTATGAAACATTTAGCATTCCCGCGGTAAATATCATTGAAAATTTGACGAATTTTGTACTAGAAATTGCTGTTCCAGGTTTTCAAAAAGAAAACTTTACTATTGAGGCTGAGGAAGATACACTAAAAGTTTCTTCAAAGACAATAGAAACAAAGGAAGAGACTGATACCGAAACTCGATATACGAGACGGGAGTTTAATTACAGTAATTTTGAGCGTTCTTTTACGCTTCCAGAAACGATTAAGATAGAAGATATTCAAGCCAAATACGAAAATGGCGTTTTAAAAATTACGCTTCCAAAATTGGAAGAAAAGAAAGCATTTAAGAAAATGGTTGAGATTTCATAA
- a CDS encoding TerB family tellurite resistance protein, giving the protein MENKDRALLSDLIQMIKVDGKIKNSEIQFIQKMATRMNISDKELINLIEDPAPSQAVYSEVERITHFYKLILVMKIDNETHHTELVALKNFGLKMGIRPVVADQILRKMEQSKEQTLPAEELLNIFKIYYN; this is encoded by the coding sequence ATGGAGAATAAAGATCGAGCTCTTCTTAGTGATTTAATACAAATGATTAAGGTAGATGGAAAAATTAAAAATTCTGAAATTCAATTTATCCAGAAAATGGCAACGAGAATGAATATTTCGGATAAGGAATTAATCAACCTTATTGAAGATCCAGCGCCATCTCAAGCCGTTTACAGCGAAGTGGAACGTATCACCCATTTTTACAAACTAATTTTGGTGATGAAAATTGATAATGAAACCCATCACACCGAATTGGTAGCCCTAAAGAATTTCGGACTTAAAATGGGCATTCGCCCTGTAGTAGCAGATCAAATATTAAGAAAAATGGAGCAGTCTAAAGAACAAACGCTTCCCGCCGAAGAATTATTAAACATTTTTAAAATTTACTACAACTAG
- a CDS encoding Ig-like domain-containing protein — protein sequence MKFDVFRISIFLFLLVIFNACKDDENSDYIPLNITANADIGEVFQNSSVTIAMLNNDSNIPKDGEISLTAPQSGLVIINNNGTPATILDDTLQYTPDETFEGEVSFEYTVCDPTGQSCATATVTIQVLPFSPVNFDISTVPFDKLSDYNFFEGNLAELSPVYGVLPYEPINALFSDYAHKKRFVWMPYNVQATYVSDGDVLDFPTGSALIKTFYYENVLPDNTTKNIETRVLIKKDDGWIFANYIWDEAQEEAFLNTTGYGFNVPVEWVENGETKWVNYRIPSDLECFICHKFNDIIFPIGPKPQNLNAIYEYADGIENQLEKWKEIGYLSNTNLPTTIETVPSWKDISQSLETRVRSYFDMNCAHCHIVGGHCGARSLRLAFRESHDHDNLGVCTDPDLQVPGYDGAKLITPGDASNSILYFRVATTLEEYAMPMIGRSLADEAFLPVLEEWINSLTEPCD from the coding sequence ATGAAATTTGATGTCTTTCGAATTAGTATATTCCTTTTTTTACTCGTGATTTTTAATGCCTGTAAGGATGATGAAAATTCAGATTACATTCCTTTAAATATTACTGCCAACGCAGATATTGGGGAAGTTTTTCAAAATTCTTCAGTAACGATTGCCATGTTAAACAACGACAGCAATATTCCAAAGGATGGTGAAATTTCACTTACTGCACCTCAAAGTGGACTAGTAATAATCAACAACAATGGCACCCCCGCAACAATTTTGGACGACACCCTGCAATACACCCCCGACGAAACTTTTGAAGGTGAGGTTTCTTTTGAATATACAGTTTGCGATCCTACCGGTCAGAGTTGCGCCACAGCCACAGTTACCATACAGGTTTTGCCGTTTTCGCCAGTAAACTTTGATATTAGTACGGTTCCTTTTGATAAACTTTCTGATTATAATTTTTTTGAAGGAAACTTAGCCGAATTATCTCCTGTTTATGGTGTTTTGCCTTATGAACCAATAAATGCTTTGTTTTCAGATTACGCTCATAAAAAACGTTTTGTTTGGATGCCCTATAATGTACAGGCTACTTATGTTAGCGATGGCGATGTTTTAGATTTTCCAACGGGTAGTGCGTTGATAAAAACCTTCTATTACGAAAATGTTTTACCCGATAATACCACAAAAAATATAGAAACCCGAGTATTAATTAAAAAGGATGACGGTTGGATTTTTGCAAATTATATTTGGGATGAGGCTCAAGAGGAAGCTTTCCTCAACACCACAGGTTATGGTTTTAATGTGCCGGTAGAGTGGGTAGAAAACGGAGAAACCAAGTGGGTTAATTACCGAATACCTTCAGATTTGGAATGTTTTATTTGCCATAAATTCAACGATATAATTTTTCCTATTGGTCCAAAACCCCAAAATTTAAATGCTATTTATGAATATGCAGACGGGATTGAAAATCAACTTGAAAAATGGAAGGAAATAGGATACCTTTCAAATACCAATCTGCCCACTACAATTGAAACCGTACCGAGTTGGAAGGATATCTCCCAAAGTTTGGAAACCCGAGTGCGCTCGTATTTTGATATGAATTGCGCCCACTGCCATATTGTTGGAGGACATTGCGGAGCACGGTCGTTGCGATTGGCGTTTAGAGAAAGTCACGATCACGACAACTTAGGTGTATGTACAGATCCGGATCTTCAAGTTCCGGGATACGACGGTGCAAAACTTATAACCCCGGGCGATGCTAGTAACTCAATATTGTATTTTAGGGTAGCAACTACCTTAGAGGAATATGCCATGCCCATGATTGGGCGTTCGCTGGCGGATGAAGCATTTCTGCCAGTGTTAGAAGAATGGATAAACTCACTCACAGAACCTTGCGACTAA
- the rluF gene encoding 23S rRNA pseudouridine(2604) synthase RluF, protein MHHPDSVRLNKAISDSGYCSRREADTLIDNGRVTINGEKTGLGDRVMPGDEVRVDGKLITKNDTEVFIMLNKPVGITCTTDTRFDDNVIDFVNHPERIFPVGRLDKPSEGLLLLTNDGDIVNKILRAGNAHEKEYIVKVDRPVTDEFIVRMGAGIPILDTVTKRCKVERISRFEFRIFLVQGLNRQIRRMCEYLGYEVVALQRIRIMNLVLGNLPVGQWRDLTATELKTLKEAVKDSDGQPKIYKKEDRQKAAETIKPEVKRREERKLKREQRSTGGRRRRGPN, encoded by the coding sequence ATGCACCACCCAGATTCTGTACGTTTAAATAAGGCAATAAGCGATAGTGGATACTGCTCCCGACGAGAGGCCGATACCCTAATTGATAACGGTAGAGTAACCATAAATGGCGAAAAAACTGGACTTGGCGATCGTGTAATGCCCGGAGATGAGGTACGCGTAGATGGAAAACTAATTACTAAAAATGATACCGAAGTTTTTATAATGTTGAATAAGCCCGTCGGGATAACCTGTACAACAGATACAAGATTTGACGATAATGTAATAGACTTTGTAAACCATCCCGAACGCATTTTTCCGGTGGGAAGATTAGATAAGCCCAGTGAAGGTTTGCTTTTATTGACCAATGATGGCGATATAGTAAACAAAATACTACGCGCCGGAAACGCACACGAAAAGGAATATATTGTAAAAGTAGATAGACCCGTTACCGATGAATTTATAGTACGAATGGGCGCCGGAATACCAATTTTAGACACCGTAACCAAGCGTTGTAAAGTTGAAAGGATTAGCAGATTCGAGTTCCGTATTTTTTTGGTACAAGGACTAAACAGGCAAATACGAAGAATGTGCGAATACTTAGGTTACGAGGTAGTTGCATTACAGCGAATAAGGATTATGAATTTGGTTTTAGGAAATTTACCCGTTGGCCAATGGCGCGATCTTACGGCAACGGAACTAAAAACTTTAAAGGAGGCCGTAAAGGATAGCGACGGACAACCAAAGATTTATAAAAAGGAAGATCGCCAAAAAGCTGCGGAAACAATAAAACCGGAAGTGAAACGCCGCGAAGAGCGCAAATTAAAGCGCGAACAAAGAAGTACGGGCGGTAGAAGAAGGCGAGGCCCAAATTAA
- the uvrB gene encoding excinuclease ABC subunit UvrB — MNFKIASEFKPTGDQPTAIKSLVDGLVSGEQYQTLLGVTGSGKTFTVANVVQEVQKPTLVLAHNKTLAAQLYTEFKNLFPENAVEYFVSYYDYYQPEAFIPSSGTYIEKDLSINEEIEKMRLSTTSSLLSGRRDVIVVSSVSCLYGIGNPVEFQKNVIKLEKGQTISRTKLLHRLVQSLYSRTEAEFNHGRFRIKGDTVDVYPGYADDAFRIHFFGDEIEEIEVFDPLNNNIKAKYDRLNIYPANMFVTSPDVLQGAIRNIQDDLVLQIEYFKEIGKHLEAKRLEERTNFDLEMIRELGYCSGIENYSRYLDQRLPGTRPFCLLDYFPNDYLMVVDESHVSIPQVSAMYGGDRSRKENLVDYGFRLPAAMDNRPLKFEEFEALQNQVIYVSATPADYELEKSGGVYVEQIIRPTGLLDPPIEVRPSLNQIDDLLEEIQLRIEKDERILVTTLTKRMAEELTKYLERVQIRTRYIHSDVDTLERVEIMQDLRLGLFDVLVGVNLLREGLDLPEVSLVAILDADKEGFLRSNRSLTQTVGRAARNLNGKAIMYADKITASMQATIDGTQYRREKQIAYNKEHGITPTAIKKSFENSLTKAKQAAYTFETAETLAAESEVEYLTQAQIEKKIRDTRKAMENAAKELDFMMAAKLRDKIKTYQKQLETL; from the coding sequence ATGAACTTTAAAATTGCCTCAGAATTTAAGCCTACGGGCGATCAACCCACGGCTATAAAATCCTTGGTGGACGGCCTTGTTTCAGGCGAACAATATCAAACCCTTCTGGGGGTTACCGGCTCTGGAAAAACTTTTACTGTGGCCAATGTGGTGCAGGAGGTGCAAAAGCCTACCTTGGTTTTAGCTCACAATAAAACGCTGGCAGCACAATTGTATACAGAGTTTAAAAATCTATTTCCCGAAAATGCGGTGGAGTATTTTGTGTCGTATTACGATTACTATCAACCTGAAGCTTTTATTCCGAGTAGTGGTACTTATATTGAAAAGGATCTTTCAATTAACGAGGAAATTGAAAAAATGCGTCTTAGTACAACTTCTTCCTTGCTTTCGGGTAGGAGGGATGTTATTGTGGTTTCTTCTGTTTCCTGCCTATACGGTATCGGAAACCCTGTTGAATTTCAAAAAAACGTAATTAAGTTAGAAAAGGGACAAACTATTTCGCGAACCAAATTATTACATCGGTTGGTTCAGAGCCTCTATTCACGGACAGAAGCAGAGTTTAATCACGGTCGTTTTCGCATAAAAGGCGACACGGTAGATGTGTATCCAGGGTATGCAGACGACGCTTTCAGAATTCATTTTTTTGGAGATGAAATAGAAGAAATTGAAGTGTTTGATCCACTTAATAATAATATAAAGGCTAAATACGACCGACTCAATATTTATCCGGCAAATATGTTTGTAACCTCCCCCGATGTGCTGCAAGGGGCGATACGCAATATTCAAGATGACTTGGTTTTACAGATAGAATATTTTAAAGAAATAGGAAAGCATCTGGAGGCAAAACGTCTTGAAGAACGTACCAATTTTGATCTCGAAATGATTCGTGAACTAGGCTACTGTAGCGGTATTGAAAACTATTCGCGCTATCTGGATCAACGCTTGCCGGGTACACGTCCGTTTTGCTTATTGGATTATTTTCCGAACGATTATTTAATGGTTGTTGATGAAAGCCACGTGTCCATTCCACAGGTTAGCGCTATGTACGGCGGTGACCGTTCGCGAAAGGAAAACTTGGTAGATTACGGGTTCCGATTGCCCGCAGCAATGGATAACCGACCGCTAAAATTTGAAGAATTTGAAGCCTTGCAAAACCAAGTTATCTATGTAAGTGCAACCCCCGCAGATTACGAATTGGAAAAAAGCGGCGGAGTGTACGTAGAACAAATAATAAGACCAACAGGATTGCTGGATCCTCCGATTGAAGTGCGCCCAAGTTTAAATCAAATTGACGATTTATTGGAAGAAATACAGCTTCGAATTGAAAAAGACGAACGTATTTTGGTTACTACCTTAACCAAGAGAATGGCGGAAGAATTGACAAAGTATTTAGAAAGAGTGCAAATTAGAACGCGTTATATTCACAGTGACGTAGATACGCTAGAACGTGTGGAAATTATGCAGGATCTGCGGCTCGGATTATTTGATGTTTTGGTCGGGGTGAATTTATTGCGCGAAGGATTGGATTTACCCGAGGTTTCATTGGTTGCAATTCTGGATGCCGATAAAGAAGGATTTTTAAGAAGCAACCGTTCGTTAACCCAAACAGTAGGCCGTGCAGCGCGGAATTTAAACGGAAAAGCAATTATGTACGCCGATAAAATTACCGCGAGCATGCAGGCTACAATTGATGGCACCCAATACCGAAGAGAAAAACAGATTGCCTATAATAAAGAACACGGAATTACACCAACGGCGATTAAAAAATCTTTTGAAAACTCCCTGACAAAAGCCAAACAAGCTGCCTACACCTTTGAAACTGCCGAAACGCTAGCTGCAGAATCTGAAGTAGAATACCTTACGCAAGCACAGATTGAGAAAAAAATACGCGATACCCGCAAAGCGATGGAAAATGCTGCTAAAGAGCTTGATTTTATGATGGCCGCAAAACTTCGGGATAAAATAAAAACATATCAAAAACAATTGGAAACACTTTAA
- a CDS encoding FG-GAP-like repeat-containing protein: MKKIIMLLLFFALTGAVNAQVSFTAVPISTTGAERAAVDMNGDFLDDLVSVTATNIQIHYQQTDGSFIETNIATPPVANTPSWSLAAADFDKNGFADLLYGGANGVTFMKAKNNGTSYEEISFPEYVFSQRSNFVDINNDGHLDAFVCHDVAPSVYYINNGDGTFTFHQGDIGDYPTGGNYGSVWIDYDNDGDMDVFIAKCNVNGDVNERSENQIYQNDGAGNFIEVGDATGLKDEMQTWSATWADFDNDGFLDVFVGSSDSNFTHKINRNNGDGTFTDISATTGIHALTITGIENCSYDFNNDGYVDIASNGNILLNNGDLTFTLVPLALPNNNGSFGDLNNDGFIDSFTGGNVYYNNANANHWITINTIGVESNINGIGARVTISSDMGTQIREVRSGEGFKYMSTLNTHFGLGTNTTISNITISWPSGIVDILEDVAVDQVLSVVEGSTVLGLNENLANPLILYPNPTQDILNLGDLNHFTNPAFTIYDVQGKKVMAAKVDLNTIDVSNLATGKYILKIYDNNHSKSQRFIRK, translated from the coding sequence ATGAAAAAAATTATTATGCTATTATTATTCTTCGCTTTAACCGGAGCCGTAAATGCACAGGTATCATTTACTGCTGTTCCAATTTCAACCACGGGTGCTGAACGAGCCGCCGTTGATATGAATGGCGATTTTCTAGACGATTTGGTTTCGGTGACTGCTACCAATATTCAAATTCACTATCAGCAAACAGACGGTAGTTTTATAGAAACAAATATAGCTACTCCCCCTGTTGCCAACACCCCTTCGTGGAGTCTTGCTGCCGCAGATTTTGACAAGAACGGATTTGCCGATTTACTTTACGGTGGTGCAAATGGCGTTACATTTATGAAGGCTAAGAATAACGGGACCTCCTATGAAGAAATATCGTTTCCGGAATATGTTTTCTCGCAGCGTTCTAATTTTGTTGATATTAATAACGACGGGCATTTAGACGCATTTGTTTGTCACGACGTGGCGCCGAGTGTTTACTATATTAACAACGGTGACGGAACGTTCACCTTTCACCAAGGAGATATTGGTGATTATCCCACGGGAGGAAATTACGGTTCTGTTTGGATAGATTATGACAACGATGGCGATATGGATGTGTTTATTGCAAAATGCAACGTAAATGGAGATGTAAATGAAAGAAGTGAAAATCAAATTTATCAAAACGATGGTGCTGGCAACTTTATTGAAGTGGGTGATGCTACTGGATTAAAAGACGAGATGCAAACTTGGTCTGCTACGTGGGCCGATTTTGACAACGACGGCTTTTTAGATGTTTTCGTAGGAAGTAGCGACAGTAATTTTACCCATAAAATAAATAGAAATAATGGCGACGGTACGTTTACCGATATTTCTGCTACTACAGGAATACACGCTTTAACGATTACAGGAATTGAAAACTGTAGTTACGATTTTAATAACGATGGGTATGTAGATATCGCTTCCAATGGAAATATACTTTTAAACAATGGCGATCTAACCTTTACGTTAGTCCCGTTAGCGCTTCCAAATAACAACGGATCTTTTGGCGATTTAAACAACGACGGCTTTATCGACTCGTTTACGGGTGGCAACGTTTACTACAACAACGCTAACGCAAACCATTGGATAACCATAAACACTATAGGAGTAGAGAGCAATATAAACGGTATTGGCGCCCGTGTAACAATTTCATCGGATATGGGGACGCAAATTCGAGAAGTGCGAAGTGGTGAAGGTTTTAAATATATGAGCACCCTGAATACCCATTTTGGTTTGGGAACAAATACAACCATTAGCAATATAACCATTTCATGGCCATCGGGAATTGTGGATATTCTAGAAGATGTTGCAGTAGATCAGGTGCTTTCTGTGGTGGAAGGATCTACAGTTTTAGGTTTAAACGAAAACTTGGCGAACCCTCTTATTCTATATCCCAATCCAACCCAAGATATTTTAAACCTCGGTGATTTAAACCATTTTACAAATCCAGCATTTACGATTTATGATGTTCAAGGGAAAAAAGTAATGGCTGCCAAAGTAGATTTAAATACTATTGACGTTTCAAATTTGGCAACGGGAAAGTATATTTTAAAAATTTACGACAACAACCATTCAAAATCACAGCGGTTTATTAGAAAGTAA
- a CDS encoding DUF2254 domain-containing protein, producing MKKIFVRIFDFFNTVESKIAFYPTLLAITGFFVAALMMYLEGQGISKEIMDVLPLLMVEDGDTALSVLSACLGGLISLMVFSFSMVMLLLSQASSNYSPRLLPGLISDKRHQFILGIYLATILYNIFTLFSIEPSEDKYTLPGFSVLLGIVMTIICLVAFIYFIHNISQSIQINNILDTIFESAEIRLKKLIKSEEDQNKTFPDTSKWHAYPAGSSGYFQNLSINNILQICEEEKTKIYITIPKGLFVLKNATFLKSEKPLDDKVVKAFVSNISFARGELIEDNYTLAFKQITEIAVKAMSPGINDPGTAINAIDYLTDLFALRMQKQDNGIIVHNKKTNLRVAVVTFKELLFNVMASLRTYCKHDPIMVSKLLWMLKYLQNQPAAEVNYHTQVSEEMETLLKQAKDSLESETDVAAIEKIYKA from the coding sequence ATGAAAAAGATCTTCGTTCGCATTTTCGACTTTTTTAATACGGTAGAAAGTAAAATTGCATTTTATCCAACCTTGCTGGCAATTACTGGATTTTTTGTTGCCGCCTTAATGATGTATTTGGAAGGGCAGGGCATTTCGAAAGAAATAATGGATGTGTTGCCTTTGTTGATGGTAGAGGATGGCGATACGGCCTTGTCGGTGCTGAGTGCCTGTCTTGGAGGGTTAATTTCGCTAATGGTCTTTAGCTTCTCCATGGTGATGTTACTGCTGAGCCAGGCGTCTAGTAATTACTCACCACGCCTGCTTCCGGGGCTAATTAGCGATAAACGCCATCAGTTTATTTTGGGGATTTATTTGGCGACAATTCTATATAATATTTTTACGCTATTTTCCATCGAGCCCAGTGAAGATAAATACACCCTTCCTGGATTTTCAGTGCTATTGGGTATTGTTATGACCATTATTTGTTTGGTGGCGTTTATTTATTTTATTCATAATATTTCACAGAGCATACAGATAAATAATATTCTAGATACCATTTTTGAAAGTGCCGAAATACGACTTAAAAAACTGATTAAATCGGAAGAAGACCAAAATAAAACCTTTCCCGATACTTCAAAATGGCATGCATATCCTGCCGGAAGTAGTGGCTATTTTCAAAATCTTTCAATAAATAATATCTTGCAAATTTGTGAAGAAGAAAAAACTAAGATATACATTACTATTCCCAAAGGATTATTTGTACTAAAAAACGCTACTTTCTTAAAATCTGAAAAACCTTTGGACGATAAGGTTGTAAAAGCATTTGTGTCGAATATTAGTTTTGCGCGCGGCGAATTAATTGAAGACAATTACACCTTGGCCTTTAAACAAATTACCGAAATAGCGGTTAAGGCAATGTCTCCGGGAATAAACGATCCGGGGACCGCTATTAACGCCATAGATTATTTAACAGATTTGTTTGCGCTGCGAATGCAAAAACAAGACAACGGAATTATTGTACACAACAAGAAAACAAACCTAAGGGTTGCCGTAGTAACTTTTAAAGAATTGCTCTTTAACGTAATGGCATCACTGCGGACGTATTGTAAGCACGACCCAATTATGGTTTCAAAATTATTGTGGATGCTAAAATATTTGCAAAACCAACCCGCGGCCGAAGTAAATTATCATACACAGGTTAGTGAAGAAATGGAAACCCTCTTAAAACAAGCCAAAGATTCCCTGGAAAGTGAAACGGATGTGGCGGCAATCGAAAAAATATACAAAGCCTAG
- a CDS encoding GreA/GreB family elongation factor, whose product MSKNVILTTGIYDMIKDHVRRNKVTKQEEELLVLELKDAEQVYRRDLPNDIVTVNRRVKIKDHTVNKEKEYMFVSSNKANNKKGKTSILCDVAVATVGRQVGDIINWPFKDGERKLEILKVENI is encoded by the coding sequence ATGTCAAAAAATGTAATTTTAACAACCGGAATATACGACATGATTAAAGATCATGTTCGACGAAATAAAGTAACCAAACAAGAAGAAGAACTTTTAGTTCTAGAATTAAAAGACGCCGAACAGGTTTATAGACGAGACCTGCCAAATGATATTGTTACAGTTAATCGACGTGTAAAAATTAAAGATCATACGGTAAACAAAGAAAAGGAATATATGTTTGTGTCCTCTAATAAAGCAAATAATAAAAAAGGGAAAACGTCTATTTTATGCGATGTTGCCGTTGCCACAGTTGGGAGGCAGGTAGGCGATATAATAAATTGGCCCTTTAAGGATGGAGAAAGAAAACTGGAAATTTTAAAGGTTGAAAATATTTAA
- a CDS encoding GH3 family domain-containing protein yields MAILGSIIKTAIDLRGAIISEKSPVESQREVLKNLLEKAKDTAFGKYYGFEKILESEDLQEAFAGNVPYFDYHQMEGAWWCKTQKGLKDISWPGTPKYFARSSGTTGKTSKKIPVTTEMIEAIRTTGIKQVGALTNFEIPSDFFEKEIMMLGSSTDLEEQDQFLEGEISGISASNIPFWFRGYYKPGEEIAQMDDWDQKVATIAKNARNWDIGALSGIPSWMELMMKEVIDYHNAKNIHEIWPNLQVYTSGGVAFQPYEKSFNQLLAHPITVIDTYLASEGFLAFQNRPGTTSMKLVTDNGIYFEFVPFKPEYINEDGSLWQDAPALTLSEVETGVDYVLIISTVSGAWRYLIGDTIAFTDVEKAEIKITGRTKFFLNVVGSQLSVNKMEVALREMEEKFDIEIPEFTLAAVKINDAFYHHWYLGTETKISAEKIAEALDSALKEANKNYSVARSKALKGVKVTTINPEIFHEWNAKNKKKGGQVKMEKVMDEEKFATWEDFVKTQIG; encoded by the coding sequence ATGGCAATACTCGGTTCAATCATCAAAACGGCAATAGACCTTCGCGGGGCAATTATTTCTGAAAAATCTCCTGTGGAATCCCAGCGCGAAGTTTTAAAAAATCTTTTGGAAAAAGCAAAAGACACTGCTTTCGGAAAATATTACGGTTTCGAAAAAATTCTGGAATCCGAAGATTTGCAGGAAGCATTTGCCGGTAACGTGCCTTATTTTGATTATCACCAAATGGAAGGCGCCTGGTGGTGCAAAACCCAGAAAGGACTTAAAGATATTAGCTGGCCGGGAACTCCCAAGTATTTTGCACGAAGCAGCGGCACCACAGGTAAAACTTCAAAAAAAATACCCGTTACAACCGAAATGATTGAAGCAATTCGCACAACGGGTATAAAGCAAGTTGGGGCTTTGACGAATTTTGAAATTCCTTCAGATTTTTTTGAAAAGGAAATAATGATGCTCGGCAGCAGCACAGATTTGGAGGAACAGGATCAATTTTTGGAAGGTGAAATTAGCGGAATAAGCGCTAGCAACATTCCGTTTTGGTTCCGCGGATATTACAAACCGGGCGAGGAAATTGCACAAATGGATGACTGGGACCAAAAGGTTGCAACTATTGCGAAAAACGCTCGCAATTGGGATATTGGTGCGTTAAGCGGTATTCCCTCGTGGATGGAGTTAATGATGAAAGAAGTAATTGATTATCACAATGCAAAGAACATACACGAAATCTGGCCAAACTTGCAGGTTTATACTTCGGGAGGCGTTGCATTTCAGCCGTACGAAAAGAGTTTCAATCAATTATTGGCGCATCCCATTACTGTAATTGATACGTATTTGGCTTCGGAGGGATTTTTAGCATTTCAAAATAGACCTGGAACCACTTCAATGAAATTAGTTACCGACAATGGAATTTACTTTGAATTTGTGCCCTTTAAACCAGAATATATTAATGAAGACGGATCGCTTTGGCAGGATGCTCCCGCTCTTACCCTTTCTGAAGTTGAAACCGGAGTAGATTATGTTTTAATAATTAGTACGGTATCTGGCGCCTGGCGCTATTTAATTGGTGATACTATAGCTTTTACAGATGTTGAAAAAGCCGAAATTAAAATTACCGGACGTACAAAATTCTTTTTAAATGTAGTGGGGTCGCAGCTTTCAGTGAATAAAATGGAGGTAGCCTTACGAGAAATGGAAGAAAAATTTGATATTGAAATCCCAGAATTCACATTAGCCGCCGTAAAAATTAACGATGCATTTTACCACCATTGGTATTTGGGCACGGAAACTAAAATTAGCGCAGAAAAAATAGCCGAAGCTTTGGATAGTGCATTAAAAGAAGCGAATAAAAATTATTCCGTCGCTCGTTCCAAAGCATTAAAGGGCGTTAAGGTTACTACAATAAATCCCGAAATATTTCACGAATGGAATGCCAAGAACAAAAAGAAAGGCGGCCAAGTAAAGATGGAAAAAGTAATGGATGAAGAAAAATTTGCCACTTGGGAAGATTTTGTAAAAACGCAAATTGGGTAA